Proteins encoded within one genomic window of Polaribacter sp. NJDZ03:
- a CDS encoding DUF2314 domain-containing protein — protein sequence MSQENNVIYTEQNAKMKAAYLKAQSTFNYFWREIYWEAKRVVPAHDLALVKIPFQQKIERKEQPLVEHMWISEIDFDGEFITGILQNAPNKLTNVAEGDTVTRKVSEISDWMLSIDRKTYGGYTIQALRSDMTDKARENHDNAWGLNFGDYNNILIAHQQEEKEENLIEHPMSKVMEKPARDFFTENLDVVAAVGENGMTRLHTETIAGNKIAVGILLELGADKNAKTKTGKTAFDFATALNWSHLIPILK from the coding sequence ATGAGTCAAGAAAATAATGTAATCTACACCGAACAAAACGCAAAAATGAAAGCTGCTTATCTTAAAGCACAGTCAACCTTTAATTACTTTTGGCGTGAAATTTATTGGGAAGCTAAAAGAGTTGTTCCTGCTCACGATTTAGCATTAGTAAAAATTCCTTTTCAACAAAAAATTGAAAGAAAAGAACAACCTTTAGTAGAACACATGTGGATTAGTGAAATTGATTTTGATGGAGAATTTATTACAGGTATTTTACAAAACGCACCAAATAAATTGACAAATGTTGCTGAAGGTGATACCGTAACCAGAAAAGTATCAGAAATATCAGATTGGATGTTATCTATAGATCGTAAAACTTATGGCGGATATACCATTCAGGCACTACGCTCTGATATGACAGATAAAGCTAGAGAAAACCATGATAATGCTTGGGGATTAAACTTTGGGGATTATAATAATATTCTAATAGCTCATCAACAAGAAGAAAAAGAAGAAAACCTTATAGAGCACCCAATGAGTAAAGTAATGGAAAAACCTGCTAGAGATTTCTTTACAGAAAACTTAGACGTAGTAGCTGCTGTAGGTGAAAATGGTATGACAAGATTACACACAGAAACCATTGCAGGAAACAAAATAGCTGTAGGAATTTTATTAGAATTAGGTGCAGATAAAAATGCTAAAACTAAAACAGGAAAAACAGCATTCGATTTTGCTACAGCGCTAAACTGGTCTCACCTTATACCAATTTTAAAATAA
- a CDS encoding SMI1/KNR4 family protein has translation MDNIADTYISGLKNGYYNAKGKEIWDHFENIKHGASQENLDKLKADCPAIPKELIDLLQYVDGTYWRTYGDEDIAFTLLGSDLSKCRYYLLSSQQILKNQGDAPYNFQDYLYGEYDIVDIDEKILTNAKDLNWLHFSDCTNNGGTSQLYIDYSPSEKGKIGQVLRFLHDPNEFEVIADSFDAYLQMLIDNKFHFITEDSIE, from the coding sequence ATGGACAACATAGCAGATACATACATTTCAGGACTTAAAAACGGATATTACAATGCTAAAGGAAAAGAAATTTGGGATCATTTTGAAAATATAAAACACGGTGCCTCTCAAGAAAATTTAGATAAATTGAAAGCAGATTGTCCTGCTATTCCTAAGGAGTTAATTGATTTATTGCAGTATGTAGATGGTACGTATTGGAGAACGTATGGTGACGAAGACATTGCTTTTACCTTATTGGGTTCTGATTTATCTAAATGTCGATATTACTTATTATCGTCTCAGCAAATTTTAAAAAATCAAGGTGATGCACCATATAATTTTCAAGATTATTTATATGGAGAATATGATATCGTAGACATCGATGAAAAAATCTTAACAAATGCAAAAGATCTTAACTGGCTTCATTTTTCAGATTGTACAAATAACGGCGGAACGTCTCAACTTTACATAGATTATAGTCCTTCTGAAAAAGGAAAAATAGGTCAAGTGTTGAGGTTTCTTCATGATCCGAATGAGTTTGAAGTAATTGCAGATAGTTTTGATGCGTATTTACAAATGCTAATAGACAATAAATTTCATTTTATTACAGAAGATTCAATCGAATAA
- a CDS encoding endonuclease V, whose protein sequence is MKLAFDTYYYDGKAKTIAVSFNNWEDEVPTQIYTDIIEGVEPYEPGSFYKRELPCILSLLKQVNLEEVDLIIVDGYVILEEKHLGLGGYLYQYLEAKIPVVGIAKSEFVSKTSVFKEVIRGESKKPLYVTTIGVDKEEICHAIERMHGKYRMPTLLQIVDTKTKENTKN, encoded by the coding sequence ATGAAACTTGCTTTTGACACTTATTATTACGACGGAAAGGCGAAAACAATTGCTGTAAGCTTTAACAATTGGGAAGATGAAGTACCTACACAAATTTACACAGATATTATTGAAGGTGTAGAACCGTATGAACCAGGATCTTTTTACAAACGCGAATTACCGTGTATTTTAAGTCTGCTTAAACAAGTGAATTTAGAAGAAGTAGACTTAATTATCGTTGATGGTTACGTTATTCTAGAAGAAAAACATTTGGGTTTAGGTGGCTATTTGTACCAATATTTAGAAGCCAAAATTCCGGTTGTTGGTATTGCTAAATCTGAGTTTGTGTCTAAAACATCTGTATTTAAAGAAGTGATTCGTGGCGAAAGTAAAAAGCCATTGTATGTGACCACTATTGGAGTTGATAAAGAGGAGATTTGCCACGCCATAGAACGAATGCACGGTAAATACCGAATGCCAACGTTACTACAGATTGTAGATACTAAAACCAAAGAAAATACTAAAAACTAA
- a CDS encoding N-acetyltransferase yields MVEIIKANTTHSELIVEIGKQAFLESHGHSASKEDIALYISKAYNKEAILTELENKKVQYHLIYTDTVIAGFSKIELDTTNKNINDVTITKLDRIYLLERFHGQKLGAQLFDFNIELSKKNNQNGIWLAVWTENQKAVKFYKKRGFNIAGAFDFKISETHTNPNHIMYLKY; encoded by the coding sequence ATGGTTGAAATTATAAAAGCAAACACAACTCATTCCGAATTAATTGTAGAAATAGGAAAACAGGCTTTTCTTGAATCTCATGGACATAGTGCTTCTAAAGAAGATATAGCACTTTATATTTCTAAAGCATATAATAAAGAAGCGATTCTTACAGAGTTAGAAAACAAAAAAGTACAGTATCATCTTATTTATACTGATACTGTTATTGCTGGTTTTTCTAAAATAGAATTAGATACTACCAACAAAAATATAAATGATGTAACTATTACAAAGCTAGATAGAATATATCTTTTAGAACGTTTTCATGGCCAAAAATTAGGTGCTCAATTATTTGATTTTAATATAGAATTATCAAAGAAAAATAACCAGAATGGTATTTGGTTAGCCGTTTGGACAGAGAACCAAAAGGCCGTGAAATTTTATAAAAAAAGGGGCTTTAATATTGCTGGAGCATTCGATTTTAAAATATCAGAGACACATACCAATCCAAATCATATAATGTATTTAAAATACTAA
- a CDS encoding phosphoribosylaminoimidazolesuccinocarboxamide synthase, with translation MEKQFKTKTGFCHILPHKIILTRDGIIGNVAKVAVGKSITRVLIIYGGISIFLLYSAFDSFQTGQIPMSIFYLIIGLFLMYGIFASFNNSATPIIERKDITSIKLKKAIFGITRSRFEVLFKDENGKIKKRIIMLPGSLDNGKNETEIAKKIMKEEKLLDE, from the coding sequence ATGGAAAAACAATTTAAAACTAAAACAGGATTTTGTCATATTTTACCACATAAAATTATTTTAACAAGAGATGGAATCATTGGGAATGTGGCAAAAGTGGCTGTTGGAAAAAGCATCACTCGAGTTTTAATAATTTATGGAGGAATTTCTATTTTCTTACTTTATTCAGCATTTGATAGTTTTCAAACAGGTCAAATTCCAATGTCTATATTTTATTTAATAATTGGTTTATTTCTAATGTATGGAATATTTGCAAGCTTTAATAACTCTGCAACACCAATAATAGAAAGAAAAGACATTACGAGTATTAAATTAAAAAAAGCAATATTCGGAATAACGCGTTCTCGTTTTGAAGTTCTTTTTAAAGATGAAAACGGAAAAATTAAGAAGCGTATCATAATGTTACCAGGTTCATTAGATAATGGAAAAAATGAAACCGAAATAGCAAAAAAAATAATGAAAGAAGAGAAGTTATTAGATGAATAA
- a CDS encoding DUF1444 family protein has translation MSNTVNGNENSKEIEKIIEQTENSDKKIYPILKPGNWVGLKAGALSNTLIPAENGAEVVIAYGMDTPDNFVFLTQKHLETMDGKQITSEAFENLGNYEAELEFVGSLDNKAVATNGKDFSSEIILSKAHMLKAHAMLDAEELLVSIPRRTCMTIISRDVDEETMNKFAYLHNFTWNDDSFGNAPITNSLFIVKEGTIVGHIPL, from the coding sequence ATGAGCAATACAGTTAACGGAAACGAAAATTCAAAAGAAATAGAAAAAATAATTGAACAAACTGAAAATAGTGATAAAAAAATATATCCTATTTTAAAACCAGGAAATTGGGTTGGTTTAAAAGCAGGTGCTTTAAGTAATACTTTAATTCCTGCTGAAAATGGAGCAGAAGTGGTAATTGCATATGGAATGGATACACCAGATAACTTTGTGTTTTTAACTCAAAAACATTTAGAAACTATGGATGGGAAACAAATTACAAGTGAAGCTTTTGAAAACTTAGGAAACTATGAAGCAGAATTAGAATTTGTTGGATCATTAGATAATAAAGCGGTTGCTACTAACGGAAAAGATTTTTCTAGTGAAATAATTCTTTCTAAAGCACATATGTTAAAAGCACATGCTATGTTAGATGCAGAAGAATTATTGGTGTCTATACCTAGAAGAACGTGTATGACCATTATTTCTAGAGATGTAGATGAAGAAACAATGAATAAATTTGCATACCTACACAACTTTACTTGGAATGATGATAGTTTTGGAAATGCGCCTATTACCAATTCTCTTTTTATTGTAAAAGAAGGAACTATTGTAGGACATATTCCATTATAA